The Bacteroidota bacterium genome contains a region encoding:
- a CDS encoding DUF4197 domain-containing protein gives MKFKLLTSLTIATGVIVCSVMFALQSCTDAQMKQFTQSANTVLNANSPLTNGEAISGLREALNVGIKNASGFASATDGFFKNAAIKLLFPPEAQNIETKLRSLGFGNLCDQFIESLNRGAEKASASSVDVFKNAIMGMSIADGFNILKGNNTAATEYLKSKTTAQLTSNFKPIIQTSLDQVNATKYWADIVGTYNKIPFITKMNPDLAGYATDKAIGGLFQLVATEEQKIRENPAARINDVLKRVFDKNNWPK, from the coding sequence ATGAAATTTAAATTACTTACAAGTCTAACAATTGCCACAGGTGTAATTGTTTGCAGCGTTATGTTTGCGTTACAATCGTGCACCGATGCACAGATGAAACAGTTTACCCAATCGGCCAATACAGTATTGAATGCTAATTCGCCACTTACTAATGGTGAGGCTATTAGTGGCTTGCGAGAGGCGTTAAATGTAGGTATAAAAAATGCCAGCGGATTTGCGAGTGCCACCGATGGTTTCTTTAAGAATGCCGCCATTAAATTATTGTTCCCGCCCGAGGCACAGAATATCGAGACTAAATTACGTTCACTTGGTTTTGGCAATTTGTGCGACCAGTTTATAGAATCACTGAACCGTGGAGCAGAGAAAGCATCGGCTAGTTCGGTAGATGTGTTTAAAAATGCGATTATGGGCATGAGCATTGCCGATGGTTTCAACATATTGAAGGGCAATAATACAGCAGCTACAGAATACCTCAAAAGTAAAACTACCGCACAGTTAACCAGCAATTTTAAACCGATTATACAAACCTCGCTCGACCAAGTAAATGCTACTAAATATTGGGCAGATATCGTGGGCACCTATAATAAAATTCCTTTCATTACCAAAATGAACCCCGACCTAGCAGGCTATGCCACCGACAAAGCGATTGGCGGGTTGTTTCAACTTGTGGCCACCGAGGAGCAAAAAATTCGTGAAAATCCTGCAGCTCGTATTAATGATGTATTAAAAAGGGTATTTGATAAAAATAATTGGCCGAAGTAA
- a CDS encoding SUMF1/EgtB/PvdO family nonheme iron enzyme, giving the protein MKRLLFATITVTGLMVMASCGGGEAPAKTKSSTTGWQYNNKQWGGFESTNYKGQQTGPGLVFVEGGTFTMGSSETDVGYEHNNMERRVSVPSFYMDETEVRNQDYREYLWWITRVFSVEDEYSEYYKRNLPDSLVWRDKLAFNEPMVKYYFRHPAYDDYPVVGVSWVQANSFAAWRTDRVNENILVKEGYIKLQPEKQADAENFNTEAYLAGQVGDNVVKFTRQKNDLRPGKSTGKKNKRLIKMEDGVFLPEYRLPTEAEWEYAAYGYKSQSFNENIDNKKIYPWQGLTTRNTYTEKDKGKFMDNFKRGRGDYAGVAGRLNDRSFITTQVKPKSKNDKAYSFANDFGLYHMGANVAEWVSDVYRPMSLEDFADFNSYRGNVFTQGKLDASGAPELKDSLGRMQSEPVTADNAANRLNYDKADNIGYKDELNYQGGEQQYEYSVNSLLTNKVRVVKGGSWNDLAYYMAPGTRRYLDEERSMCWLGFRCAMIRVGDPIQKKK; this is encoded by the coding sequence ATGAAAAGATTGCTATTTGCAACAATTACAGTTACTGGTTTAATGGTCATGGCCTCATGCGGTGGAGGCGAAGCACCAGCAAAAACAAAATCGAGTACAACAGGTTGGCAATACAACAACAAACAGTGGGGTGGATTTGAATCTACCAACTACAAAGGGCAACAAACTGGCCCAGGTCTAGTATTTGTTGAAGGAGGAACATTTACTATGGGAAGCTCAGAAACCGATGTGGGTTACGAGCATAACAATATGGAAAGACGTGTGAGTGTCCCTAGTTTTTATATGGACGAAACCGAAGTTCGTAACCAAGACTATCGTGAATATTTGTGGTGGATTACAAGGGTATTCTCTGTTGAAGATGAATATTCGGAGTATTATAAAAGGAATCTCCCTGACAGTTTGGTGTGGAGAGATAAATTGGCTTTCAATGAACCCATGGTAAAATATTATTTCCGTCACCCAGCTTATGACGATTATCCTGTGGTAGGTGTTAGTTGGGTGCAAGCAAACTCATTTGCTGCATGGCGTACCGACCGTGTAAATGAAAATATTTTGGTAAAGGAAGGTTATATCAAACTACAACCCGAAAAGCAAGCAGATGCCGAAAACTTTAACACAGAAGCTTATTTGGCAGGGCAAGTAGGTGATAATGTAGTGAAGTTCACCCGTCAAAAAAACGACTTACGCCCAGGAAAATCTACAGGCAAAAAAAACAAGAGGTTAATAAAAATGGAAGATGGGGTGTTTTTACCTGAATACCGTCTCCCTACAGAAGCCGAATGGGAATACGCTGCTTATGGATATAAAAGCCAATCGTTCAACGAAAACATCGACAATAAAAAGATTTACCCGTGGCAAGGCTTAACTACCCGTAACACCTATACCGAAAAAGATAAGGGTAAATTTATGGATAATTTTAAACGCGGACGCGGTGACTATGCTGGTGTGGCGGGCAGATTGAATGACCGTTCATTTATTACTACGCAAGTAAAACCCAAATCCAAAAACGATAAAGCTTATTCATTTGCAAACGACTTTGGTTTATACCACATGGGAGCCAATGTAGCTGAATGGGTTTCTGATGTTTACAGACCTATGTCTTTGGAAGATTTCGCAGATTTCAATTCTTATAGAGGTAACGTGTTCACTCAAGGTAAATTAGATGCGAGCGGTGCTCCTGAATTGAAAGATAGTTTGGGACGGATGCAAAGTGAACCTGTAACTGCTGATAATGCAGCTAACAGGCTTAATTATGATAAAGCTGATAATATTGGTTATAAAGATGAATTAAACTATCAAGGTGGTGAACAACAATATGAGTATTCTGTTAACTCTCTGCTTACCAATAAAGTGAGAGTTGTAAAAGGTGGTTCGTGGAATGACCTTGCATATTATATGGCACCTGGCACACGCCGCTATTTAGATGAAGAACGGTCTATGTGTTGGTTAGGTTTCAGATGTGCTATGATACGTGTGGGCGACCCAATACAAAAGAAAAAATAA
- a CDS encoding type IX secretion system membrane protein PorP/SprF, with amino-acid sequence MFSRYTFKLLIISFLGLTCTLDANAQDPEFSQFYGNPLYTNPAFAGASGGCGRVVMCYRNQWPGLARTFETQTVSWDRDYTNLAGGLGLMVTNDVAGVGRLRRITASAIYAYNTKISYDVNLRFGMQASYYQQSIDWAKLTFSDMIDPRTGFQNSTGTANPTAEIKPTETKTFPNFSTGAVLYSDKYYVGLAVHNLIEPNESFYNSTGPGTNLPRRYTIHGGMTIPIGVRQQNFTISPNMLFMVQKQFTQINFGFYINKSSFITGLWYRQTRPNSDALMVLVGFKTSTFKVGYSYDLTVSNARAAATGSHEVTCGINIGCSSRSGAKMLVCPDF; translated from the coding sequence ATGTTTAGTAGATACACCTTCAAACTTTTGATCATCAGTTTTTTAGGACTTACTTGCACACTCGATGCAAATGCCCAAGACCCTGAGTTCAGTCAATTTTATGGCAACCCCTTATACACCAATCCTGCATTTGCAGGTGCTAGCGGTGGTTGTGGGCGTGTGGTAATGTGTTACCGTAACCAGTGGCCCGGCCTAGCCCGTACATTCGAAACGCAAACTGTAAGTTGGGACAGAGACTATACCAATTTAGCTGGTGGCTTAGGGTTAATGGTTACCAACGATGTAGCTGGTGTAGGTCGCTTACGTAGAATTACTGCGAGTGCAATATATGCATACAATACGAAAATTAGTTACGATGTCAATCTTCGTTTTGGTATGCAAGCATCCTACTATCAACAAAGTATTGACTGGGCTAAACTCACGTTTAGCGATATGATTGACCCCAGAACCGGATTTCAAAATTCAACGGGTACCGCAAATCCAACAGCCGAGATCAAACCAACTGAAACTAAAACATTTCCAAACTTCAGCACAGGTGCTGTTTTATATTCTGATAAGTACTATGTGGGTTTGGCGGTTCATAACCTTATTGAACCCAATGAATCATTTTATAACTCAACAGGGCCTGGTACCAATTTGCCTCGTCGTTACACCATTCACGGCGGTATGACGATACCTATCGGCGTGAGGCAACAAAACTTTACCATTTCTCCTAATATGTTGTTTATGGTTCAAAAGCAGTTCACACAAATTAACTTTGGGTTCTACATCAATAAATCTTCATTCATTACGGGTCTTTGGTATAGACAAACCCGCCCCAATAGTGATGCGTTGATGGTACTGGTAGGTTTCAAAACTTCTACCTTTAAGGTTGGTTATAGTTATGACCTTACGGTGTCCAACGCCCGTGCTGCGGCTACAGGCTCGCATGAGGTTACTTGTGGTATTAATATTGGCTGTAGCAGTCGTTCAGGTGCTAAAATGCTTGTTTGCCCCGATTTTTAA
- the guaB gene encoding IMP dehydrogenase — translation MINQKIWGEGLTFDDVLVLPAYSQVLPRDVSTRTKLTRNISINVPIISSAMDTVTESRLAIALAREGGLGILHKNMSIERQAEEVRKVKRSESGMILDPITLSVSATLHEVIKLMRENKIGGIPIVDEHGKLKGIVTNRDMRFERLLDKKVDEVMTKDRLITAPLGTSMQQAESILQQYKIEKLPVVDKEGKLAGLITYKDILNVKHHPISCKDEHGRLMVGAAVGVTSDTHERITALVKANVDVIIIDTAHGHSQGVIDAVRAAKKQFNNLQIIAGNIATASAAKALLNTGVDGIKVGVGPGSICTTRIIAGIGVPQLTAIMEAATAIKGSGVPIIADGGIRYSGDMVKAIVAGASCIMAGSMFAGTEESPGETVLLDGRKFKSYRGMGSIEAMKEGSKDRYFQDAEEEIAKLVPEGIVGIVPFKGNLAEVVYQFVGGLRAGMGYAGAADIETLQAAQFVKITAAAMKESHPHDVTITKEAPNYSR, via the coding sequence ATGATAAATCAAAAAATTTGGGGAGAAGGTCTAACATTTGATGATGTTTTAGTTCTTCCGGCATATTCACAAGTATTGCCACGCGATGTATCTACTCGCACAAAACTTACCCGCAACATTTCAATCAATGTACCCATTATTTCTTCGGCAATGGATACGGTTACCGAAAGCCGTTTAGCCATAGCACTTGCCCGCGAGGGAGGGCTTGGCATCTTGCACAAAAATATGAGTATCGAGCGTCAGGCTGAAGAGGTGCGTAAGGTAAAAAGGAGCGAAAGTGGAATGATATTAGACCCTATCACTTTGAGTGTCTCAGCTACTTTGCACGAAGTTATAAAACTGATGCGTGAAAACAAAATTGGTGGTATTCCAATAGTGGATGAGCATGGCAAGCTGAAAGGCATAGTTACTAACCGCGACATGCGATTCGAACGCTTATTGGACAAAAAAGTAGATGAAGTAATGACCAAAGATCGTCTGATTACAGCCCCACTTGGCACCAGTATGCAGCAAGCCGAAAGTATTTTACAACAATATAAGATAGAAAAACTCCCTGTAGTGGATAAGGAGGGGAAACTTGCGGGGCTTATTACGTACAAAGACATTTTAAATGTAAAGCATCACCCCATTTCTTGCAAAGATGAGCATGGGAGGTTGATGGTGGGTGCAGCAGTTGGCGTAACATCAGATACGCATGAACGCATAACAGCATTGGTGAAAGCCAATGTTGATGTAATAATAATAGACACTGCCCATGGCCATTCACAAGGAGTGATTGATGCTGTGAGAGCAGCAAAAAAACAATTCAACAACTTGCAAATAATTGCGGGCAATATAGCCACAGCCTCTGCAGCTAAAGCGTTACTCAATACAGGAGTTGACGGAATTAAAGTGGGCGTAGGCCCTGGCAGCATTTGTACTACACGCATTATTGCCGGAATTGGCGTACCACAACTTACAGCCATTATGGAAGCAGCAACAGCCATTAAAGGTAGTGGAGTTCCTATTATTGCTGATGGCGGCATTAGGTACAGTGGCGATATGGTAAAAGCCATAGTTGCTGGAGCTTCTTGTATTATGGCAGGATCCATGTTTGCGGGAACGGAGGAAAGTCCTGGCGAAACAGTTTTACTTGACGGACGAAAGTTCAAAAGTTATCGAGGGATGGGCAGCATAGAAGCAATGAAAGAGGGCAGCAAAGACCGTTATTTTCAAGATGCGGAGGAAGAAATTGCAAAATTAGTTCCTGAAGGTATTGTAGGAATTGTTCCGTTCAAAGGAAACCTAGCTGAAGTAGTTTACCAATTTGTAGGGGGTCTTCGTGCTGGAATGGGATATGCTGGTGCTGCTGATATTGAAACGCTACAAGCCGCACAATTTGTAAAAATTACGGCTGCTGCAATGAAAGAGAGCCATCCGCATGATGTCACCATTACTAAAGAAGCTCCTAACTATAGTAGGTAG
- a CDS encoding competence/damage-inducible protein A: protein MKEIIAEIITVGDEILIGQIVDTNSAWLGSQLSEMGIRVKQISSVSDNAAHILNSLKEAATRADLILITGGLGPTKDDITKNTLAQYFHTEMVLHPATLRRVEEIFSTRNLPMLDVNHMQAYVPANCTVVENSKGTAPGMWFDEEGKVYMSMPGVPSEMKSIFTEGVIAKLHQRFIMPSIRHRTLLTAGIGESFLAEKIKDVENKLPEHIKLAYLPGLGQVRLRLTGYGEDANALDLEIANFAEQIKSKASSYFYGEGDDTLGKYIGRLFAQQQWTLSIAESFTGGYISHLITEVPGSSSYFVGALVAYDNEVKIKELGVHRQTIIDHGSVSEQTIIEMAEGCRKALNTHYAIATSGVAGPEGGTEAKPIGTCWIAIACPDGKTIAKKYHMGNDRHNTILRSGIVALDMLRKVIEGL, encoded by the coding sequence ATGAAGGAAATAATAGCAGAAATCATTACCGTGGGCGACGAGATTTTGATAGGCCAAATAGTGGATACCAACTCCGCTTGGTTGGGCTCACAGCTTAGCGAAATGGGCATTCGCGTGAAGCAAATAAGCAGTGTGAGCGATAATGCAGCACATATATTAAATTCACTAAAAGAAGCCGCCACCCGTGCCGATTTAATTCTTATTACAGGAGGCCTAGGCCCCACCAAAGACGATATTACCAAAAACACGCTGGCCCAATACTTCCATACCGAAATGGTCCTACACCCTGCCACCTTGCGTAGGGTGGAAGAAATATTCAGCACCCGCAATTTGCCTATGCTCGATGTTAACCACATGCAAGCTTATGTGCCTGCAAACTGCACCGTGGTAGAGAATAGCAAAGGCACAGCACCAGGTATGTGGTTCGACGAAGAGGGCAAAGTATATATGAGCATGCCTGGCGTTCCTTCTGAAATGAAGAGCATATTTACTGAAGGCGTCATTGCTAAATTACATCAACGATTCATTATGCCTAGCATCAGGCACAGAACTTTACTCACCGCAGGTATTGGAGAATCTTTTCTTGCCGAAAAAATAAAAGACGTGGAAAACAAATTACCTGAACATATAAAACTAGCTTACTTACCCGGGCTTGGGCAGGTGAGGCTTCGGTTAACAGGTTATGGCGAGGATGCCAATGCACTCGATTTGGAGATAGCTAATTTTGCCGAGCAAATAAAAAGCAAAGCCTCTTCCTACTTCTATGGCGAGGGTGATGATACTTTGGGAAAATATATTGGCCGCCTCTTCGCCCAGCAGCAATGGACACTTAGCATAGCTGAAAGTTTTACAGGTGGTTATATTTCGCATCTTATTACCGAAGTGCCTGGCAGTTCATCCTATTTTGTGGGAGCCCTAGTTGCATACGATAATGAGGTAAAGATAAAAGAGCTAGGTGTACACCGCCAAACTATAATAGACCATGGGTCAGTGAGCGAACAAACTATTATAGAAATGGCCGAGGGCTGCCGAAAAGCATTGAATACTCATTATGCCATTGCCACTAGTGGAGTGGCGGGCCCTGAGGGTGGTACAGAGGCCAAACCCATTGGCACCTGCTGGATAGCAATAGCCTGCCCCGACGGAAAAACCATAGCCAAAAAATACCACATGGGTAACGACAGGCATAATACCATTCTCCGCTCAGGAATAGTGGCTTTGGATATGCTACGGAAAGTAATTGAGGGATTATGA